The Treponema succinifaciens DSM 2489 region TAGGTTTATCTAAAAGCAAAGCCGGAGCAAGAAAGCAAAGCGATTTTCCAGCTCCTGTCGGAAGCAAAACAATCTGCCGCCCGTTCGAGCAGACATCATCTTTTAAAATGTCATTTCCTGGATTTGCCGAATCCAAAATATTTGCAATTACAATTCTCTGCCACGGAAAAAAATATGAAATGCCAAACGTCTTTTTTGCCGCCTGCAGAACTTCATCAGAATCCAAAGTATTTTCTTCTTCCGATTCTGGAACTGAATAAAACTCATCATTGATTTCTTCTGCCATAAAGTCCTCTTTTTATTTGCGCAAAAAAAACTGCCTAATAAATTTTACTTTACTAGACAGTCTGATTTTTTCTAACAAACACTTTATTGCTTAAGAAAAACAAAAAATGCAGAATCAACTGCAAAAACTTTTTTCCTTTAAGAATTATTTTTCCGCGCGGCAAATTCCTTCATCTTTTCAAAAAGAGATTTTGCGTCAGGACACTTCAAAAGCTCTTCAACATTTTTTTCATCACGCAGAATGTAGCTCATAGAAGAAAGCAAAAGCATGTGCGGCGAAGAAGTTTTTTTCGGCGAAACAATCATAACAAACACCTTGCACTTTTCTCCATCAAGAGAATCAAAGTCCACTCCATTGCGGCTAATTCCCAAGGCAACGCAAGTGTGGGTAACAGCGTCAGATTTTCCATGCGGGAAAGCGACTCCGTGCTGCATTCCAGTGCTCATAATATTTTCACGCTCACGAACATCAGCAAGAACAGTCTCCCAGTTGCGCACAGCCCCGGAATTTGCAAGAAGCATAACCATTTCCTGAAGAATCTGTTCTTTTGTAGTTCCCTTCAAATCCACAGAAACAGCGTCCGGCGCAAAAAGCTTAAGGATGTCGGAACTTGTGCGGCTCACTTCGCTCTGATCAAAAAAATTTATTTTTTCAGGAACATAGTTTTCCTTTAAATCCTGAACAAGATTTCCAAGTCGAATTAAAACTTCGTACATTGCGTTTTTTACAAAACCTGAATCTTCCGCGCTTGTTTCAATTTTTACAACAGATTCAGTTTCTGTAATTGAAAGAGAAATTCCATCTTTTCTTGCCTGAGAAATTCCATCGGAAATATTCATCATCTGAACATAAAAACCTTCGCTTCTAAGATCCTTAAGGAAAATGTCAATTACAAGGTCTGCAATTTCATCAGAACCAAAGTCCCAGGTAAACGCAACGTTATCTGTTGAGCGCGCTTCTTTTTTTGTTCCCTTTCCGTTTATAGAAAGAGATGCAGAAATAAGAGGAGGCGCAAACAAAGTTGTAACAAGCGTCATAAGAATAACAACGCCGAACATCTGCTCGTCAAGGATTCCAGCTGTAAGACCGATTCCAGCAATAATAAGAGCAACTTCTCCACGAGGAATCATTCCGCAGCCAATTCTCAAAGCTCCCTTCAAGTTAAAACCGAATCCCAAGGCAGGAAGTCCGCAGCCAACAACTTTCGCCATAACCGCAAGCAAAGTGTAGAACGCGCCGAATGCAAGAACATTCTTGGACATAAGCTCGCGCATATTCACCATCATTCCCATTACAGCAAAAAACAGCGGAACAAAGAATTTGTAAAGTCCGTGGATTCTTTCCTGAATAATCGCCGCAATGTCTGTTGCAGAAAGCGAAAGTCCTGTAATGTACGCGCCGATAATCATCGCAAGACCCTGCTTTTCAAAGAAGCCTCCAAGAAGCAACGCAATTCCCAAAGCGCAAATCGAAAAATCATAAGAATGCTTGAAGATCTTTAGGAAGTTTGCAATTTTCTTTGAAAACACAAGACCCGCAGCAGTAAACACAAGCCATATTCCAAAAGCGCGCGCCGCAATCAAAAGAATCTTAACACCGTCAATTGAAACCTGTCCGCCTTCGGAACTCAAAGCCGCGACAATTCCCATTACTACAGCAAGAAGAATAATTCCAAGAACATCGTCAAAAACAGCAGAGGCAAGAATCGTAACGCCTTCCGGAGAATCCATCTTCTTTTTATCAGACAAAATGCGCGCCGTAATTCCTACAGAAGTAGCAGTGGACATAATTCCAAGGAAAAGGCACCTTACATCCATTATTCCGCAGCCAAAAACCATCATTCCGGCAACATCGCCCAAAAGGAACGAAGCAACAACTCCGCCAAGACCAATTACGCCGCCAGCAAGTGAATAGCGCAAGAAAAGCGCAAGGTCAGTTTCAAGGCCGGAAGCAAAAAGCAAGATAACAGAAGCCACGATAGAAAAGCCGTAAAGCTCAGGAGTTACAGCAAGCGAAACAGAATTCAAACTGAAAATTCCAGACGGAAATCCAGGAAGCGGAATTGCTCCCAAAGCGTAAGGCCCAATAACAACACCGGCAATCAGCTCGCCAAGAACTGATGAAATTCTAGCTTTCTTAGCAAGAAATCCAAAAAAGCGGACAGCAAAAAGCAAGACTCCGATTTGAATAACAAGATTTCCCATCCGGGCTGTAATATCGCCTTCCATAAAAAAAGCCTCCGTGTAAAAATATAAGTCCGTATTTTATAACCTTTTTTAGACCTATACAATAAGGGCATCTTTAAAAATGTAATGCGAAAACTGAAAAATTATTTTTTTGCCACAATAACCATTGTTTTGGCGTTTTGGTCGTAAGGCTCTCCGCAAAATCCTCCTAAAACCTGCGCAGAAGAAAATCCGCACTCTTTGCAAAGAATGTCGCGCAGCTCTGCGGCGGAATAAAGGCGCTGGACAAATTCGTGCTCAATTCGTTTTCCGTCCTTGCCAATCAGAATCCATTTTGAAACCAAGCCTTCCCATGCGCCCTGCACTTTGAATTCCGTAAGAACTGTCATTCCGGCGCGCTCGAACCATTCGCCTTCTGTAAAATATTTTACGGCAGTCTCGCGGCTTATGCATTCAAGCACAAAAGTTCCACCTTTTTTAAGGGCTGCATTCACTTTTTTTAAGATTTTTATGTCGTCGCTGATTCTGTCGCAGTAGCCAAAAGAATTGTAAATGTTCACGGCGGCATCAAACTTTTTGCGTGAAGAAAAAACTCTCATGTCCTTGTTTATAAATTCAATCTGGACACCTTCGTCTTGCGCAGTTTCAGATGCCGCATCCAAAAACGGCTGAGTTATGTCAACACCGGTAACGTTCAGCCCAAGAAGAGCAAGTTCCACGCTGATTCTTCCAGGTCCGCAGCACACATCCAGCACGGAATTTCCTTCAGAAAGTCTTGCAAGATTCATCACGCTTTTTGCAATTCCTGCCGCCTGAGCCCACTGCTGCCCGTCAAACATAATAGGACCGTAATTCAGCCAAAAATCTTCGTTTTCAAACCATTCAGTTTCAGTTTTTTCGTTTTTCATTGTCCATTCCATATTGAGTTTGTTTGTTCATCGTTGTATACTATATATATGTCGGAAAAAAAGATAACAGTATTAGACCTTCTTGACTTGGATTTAAAAGGCCAGGACTCGCTGAACATGAAGTGCATCGCGGGAAGATCCGGACTTTACAGGGAAATAACTGTTTCCGACATAAACCGCCCGGGACTTGCAATTTCCGGATTTTACGAATCTTTTGCTTATGAGCGCGTCCAGCTTTTTGGAAGAGGAGAATCCGCTTATCTTGGAAAGCTTGAATCTGAAGGAAATTTCGATCTTATAAAAAAATTCTTTACTTATGAAATGCCCTGCATAGTTTTTAGCCACAGCATTGAGCCTTCAGAATTTTTTCTTTCAGTCGCGGAATCTTCAAGATGCGCGGTTCTTCAGACTGACTTGATTTCAACGGATTTTTCACAGCGGCTTTTAAGAGTTTTTTCAAATATTTTCGCTCCAAAAAAAACGCTCCACGGAGTTTTTGTAGAAGTTTACGGCGTTGGAATTCTTCTTATCGGAGAAAGCGGCGTTGGAAAAAGTGAAACTGCGCTTGAGCTTGTTGAGCGCGGACATCGTCTTGTTGCGGACGACATTGTTGAAATAAGATGCGTAAACGGAAACTCAATTATCGGGCAGGGAGCAAACAAACTTATAAGCCATCACATGGAAATCCGCGGGCTTGGAATTATAAACATCGCGCAACTTTATGGAGTCGGCGCAATCCGTGAGCAAAAAGAAGTGCAGATGGTCATAAAACTTGAAGCCTGGAACCAAACAAAAGTTTATGACAGAATCGGAACAAAGGGAGCTTTTATAGATCTTTTGGGCGTAAAAATTCCGATTATAGAAATTCCTGTAAAGCCGGGACGAAATCTTCCAATTATAATTGAAGCCGCCGCAATGAATGAAAGACTAAAGACTATGGGCTATTATTCCGCGCAGGAATTCAACCAGAATATTTTACGTTGGATAGAAACTGGAGCCGCCCAGAGAGATTACTATGGAAAAGAAGACTCTTATTGAGTCCAAAAAATAAAAACAAAGGAAGTGCCACTGTGACAGAAAAAATTCTTACAGTTAGAAACCGCGCAGGAATCCACGCAAGACCTGCAGCATTGATTGCCCAGACAGCAAACAAGTTTTCATCAGAAATAATCCTCGAAAAAGACTCGACCACCGTAAACGCCAAGTCAATAATGGGTGTTATCACAATGGCGGCTGGATATAACACAAATATAACTCTAAAGGCTGAAGGTTCGGACGAGAAAGAAGCTGCCGAAGCTATCTTCAAACTTTTTGAAGCGAAATTTGAAGAGGAGTAGCCAATGAAAAATCTTACAGACCGGCAAAAGGAAGTTTTGGAATTTATCGCGCGCTTTACAGAAGAAAATGGTTATCCTCCGACTGTACGCGAAATTGGAGAAAACTTCGGGATTTCACTTAGAGCTGTGCAAGACCATATCGCCGCCTGCCAGAAAAAGGGCTACCTTTCACAGTGCCAGAAACGCTCACGCTCAATCCGTGTCTTAAAAGACGATGGGCTTGTAAGAGAAACAAAGCCGTTCTTGGCAAAAATTCCTCTGCTTGGAACTGTAGCCGCAGGAAAGCCTCTTCTTTGCGAGGAAAATCTTGACGGCTATGTAAACATCGCAGAGCCTTTTGTGCGTCCGGGAAAAAGCTATTTTGCCCTTCACGTCCGCGGCGCAAGCATGGCAAACGCAGGAATTCTTGACGGCGATCTTGCGATAATTGAACAGGCAGAAATCGCCACCGAAGGACAGATTGTTGTTGCCGTTGTAAACAACGCAATCACATTAAAAAGATTCTACCGTGAAGAGGAAAGAATCCGTCTTCAGCCAGAAAATCCAGATTTCCAGCCGATTTACACAAGAGATGTTCAGATTGCAGGAATAATGGTTGGACTTGTAAGAACATACTAGAATGGCAGAAACAGAAGTCTATCTTTTTACAGGTCCAGAAGCCGGTGAAAAAAACGAAGCAATAGAAAATCTACGGGATGCAGCCTCAAAGAAAAACAACGGGATTGAGCAGTACAAATATTACGCCGCCGATGTAAGAATTGAAGACATTGTAGCCCAGCTTCAAAATGCAAGCCTTTTTTCCCCGGCGCTTTTTATATCACTTAGAAATGCCGAGCAGATAAAACAAAAAAGCGACATTGAATCTCTTGTTTCCTGGATAAAGGCTTCTAAAAATTCTCCAAACACACTTGTTTTAATTTCCGAAGAAAATTCCATAGACAAAAAAATTGAAAGCGCAGTTCCTTCCAGCCACAAGAAAATTTTCTGGGAAATGTTTGAAAACAGAAAGCCTCAGTGGGTTGAAAACTTCTTCAGGAAAAACGGATTTTCTATTTCACCGGACGCAGTTGAACAAATTCTTGAAATGGTCGAAAACAACACGGAAAGCCTCAAGTCTGAATGCTCAAGATTTTTCTTTTGCTTTGAAAAAGGCACAACAATTACTTCCGATGACGTTGAAAAAATTCTTTCGCACAACAGAGAAGAAAATGCGTTTACACTTTTTGACTCAATGGCAGACATTTCAAAAAATCCACAGCAGCGTTTTGAAAGCTCACTGGAAATTCTTCAGAAAATACGCGCAACAAAAGAATCAAACGGAATCGCATTAATTGCAGGTCTTACATATTGCTTTAGGCAGCTGCGGCTGTGGCATTCGCTCCATTCAGACGGGAATTCTCCAGCCGACTCAGAGTTAAAGTCATCAGGGTTTTCAGGCAAGCGGAATCAGGAAAAATATTCAAAGGCAGCCAAAATCTGGACAGCAGGCACCGCATCTTCAATCCTCGCGCTTCTTTCCGCAACAGACATTTCAATCAGGGAAACAGGAACAGCCCTTGAAGAAACCTACCTTTATATGCTCATTTATTCAATTGTAATAAAAAACGGACTTTTCTGCTCCGTATGCGAATATTAAAAATAATGACATTTAAAACAAAAAAAGTCCGCCTGAAAACAAGCGGGCTTTCTTTTTAAAGCGGAACCTAATTATTTAGAGTAGAATTCAACAACAAGCTGTTCATTGATTTCTACAGGAATTTCTTCACGCTTTGGCATCATGATAAGTTTTCCAGAGAAAGCTTCTTCTGAAACTTCAATATAAGCAAGCGGACGGCGGTTTCCATTAAGGAAGCTTGTCTTAAACTGCTCATTTTTCTGGGCTTTTTCACAAAGTGCTACAACCTGACCTGGTTTTACCTGGAAAGACGGAATGCTGATTTTTTTGCCATCAACACGAACGTGTCCATGAGAAACAACCTGACGGGCCATGCGGATTGAATTTGCAAAACCAATGCGGTAAACAAGATTATCAAGGCGAGTTTCAAGACCAACAATAAGGTTTTCACCAGTCTTTCCTTCTTTTCTTGAAGCGATGTCGTAATAACGGCGAAGCTGGCGCTCAAGAATTCCGTAGTAAGCCTTTACCTTCTGTTTTTCGCAAAGCTGTTTTCCGTATTCAGAAGTTTTCTTTGACTTCTTAAAAGCCGGATCATTTGCTCTGTTCATTGCCTTTGGGTGTCCGCAGACATTTACACCAAGTCTTCTGCATTCCTTAAAACGAGGATTTCTTCTAGTTGCCATAATTTTTACTCCTATTCACCATGGTGATTTTCTCACCAATTTTTGCCGCGGTGAGGGATATAAATTAGTTTATAAATTATATAAAACTTTCAAACTAATTTCAATAGAGATTTTTTATAAGCTCCACAAATAAGTTTTTGGCAAAAAGACTCTGATTGTTGCGGCCGCGTGAGCTGGCACTTCTATAGTTACTTTGCAACAATCAGTGTGTAGCGCATTATTGCGCGATTTTGAACCAGGAAACCGTGTCTGGGAGACAGTTTTATGCTGAATACATTTATAATGCGTTTCTCCTGTTTATAAGTAAAAACCTTTCATAGTATTTTTTTAATATTTTCTATTGTTGAAAGAAGAATTATGAGTTATTATTGATATACTATGGCAATCGTTACAGCTCAGGTTATCAACCGCTATTACGAAAATTATAAAAACACAGAAATCACCTTTTCAAAGGAAATAATACATACTCTAAAAATGGATCCGCGTCAGGTTTATATAAAATGCAGCGGACTTCAATGGCCTTGCATTATAAATTCAACGTCATTCAGTCAGGCAAAAATAATACTCGGGACAAAAAGCGGAGCCTATGCAGTACTTTCAAATAAATCCGCACCACCAGTCAGCTTAAGATTTTGCTTTTACCAGCCAGACGGTCAACTGATGAGTTTTTTTGTTACGGCTAAAGTCTACCTGATTGAACCGTATATGAACAGCACCGATCTTTCCATTATTACAATTCAGTACACACAAAGACCGCCGGACGACTTGATTCTGATGATTGGAAACATTCTCGATGCTAATTTCAATGCGGCAAGAAGAAAAGAAGAGCGCATTCTTATAACCCAGGAATCAATGCGCAAGCTCGGACTTCAGAAAAAAGAAATTGTAATTTACATACAGAACGTTCCGCGCCATTGCATTTTGCAGGACTTGTCATTTGGAGGCGCAAGAATTGTTCTGCTTGGACTTGCAAAATTCCTTATAAACAAGGAAGCTCTTATTCAGCTTGAATTTGAAGATCCTCACGAGACAATTTCAATCCGCGGAATTATTGTAAGAACAGACTTTATAGAAGGCAGAAAGGACATTATTTCAGCAAGCATAAAATTTGCAGAAGATTCCATAAGCCTTGCATATAAAGTCCACATAAACAAATACATTGCAAACACAAAGCGCAAAGAGCTGGACAATAAGTTCACAGCCGGAGAGCTTGAAGATGCTCAGCCTGCGGACGAGATCAAGCCTGCATCTCCTGTTCAGCCGGAAAATTCAGCAACATAATTTTAGCAAGGAAAAAAATGGTTTCTACAAATTCACTGGATTCTATCTATTTTATAAAGCTGCCTGAAGGCTCTGTTCTTTCCCCAAAGGCAATGAAAATCAATCCTGAAATTCCGCTGCCTGTTCAGAAAAAAAATCCAGAAGATCCAGTTGAGCAAGATGCGGCAAAACTTTCAGAAGAGCAGATTCTCTCTGGCATTTTAACAGTTCTTGCTTATGACAAAAAAAATGAAAATTCAGAATATTACCGCAAGCTGATTACAGATGTCCGCCCCGGAATAAAAAAAGAGCTGGCAGAAGCCGCAATATTAAAAGCCCGCAACGAAGACTGGGATTTAGCGGAAGAAATTTGGCTGGCTGTAAACGGAATCGACCCGCAAGACAAAGCGATAATCCTGAATATGGCGATTTTCTTTGACCAAAAAGCGGACAGCTACCGGCGCAATTCCTTGAATGAAGATGCGGATGCTTATGACGAAGCTGCGCTTGACTACTACAAGCAGGCCATGGACAGCGACAAGGAAATTCCAGACGCATATTTTAACGCAGGCTTTTTTTACCTGAAAAAACGCGACTATGGCGAAGCGAAAGGCTGCTTTGAAAGCTACCTCGGACTTGTCGCAGATGAAAAAGACGAAGAACTTGGCGAAAACGGAATTTACAAAAAAGAGCGCGCGCAGGAAATCATCAATAAAATTTCAAACCGCAATTTGGAAAACGACAGGTTCCGCGATGCATATAAACTTATTTCAGAAGGTCAGGAAGAAAAAGGACTTGAAGAAATAAGAAAATTCATAAGGGACAATCCTGTTGTCTGGAACGCATGGTTTTTGCTTGGCTGGGGACTCAGGCGTCTTGGACGATTTGAAGATGCAAAACAGGCGTTTCTAAAAGCAAGAGAATGTGA contains the following coding sequences:
- the lexA gene encoding transcriptional repressor LexA, producing MKNLTDRQKEVLEFIARFTEENGYPPTVREIGENFGISLRAVQDHIAACQKKGYLSQCQKRSRSIRVLKDDGLVRETKPFLAKIPLLGTVAAGKPLLCEENLDGYVNIAEPFVRPGKSYFALHVRGASMANAGILDGDLAIIEQAEIATEGQIVVAVVNNAITLKRFYREEERIRLQPENPDFQPIYTRDVQIAGIMVGLVRTY
- a CDS encoding PilZ domain-containing protein — protein: MAIVTAQVINRYYENYKNTEITFSKEIIHTLKMDPRQVYIKCSGLQWPCIINSTSFSQAKIILGTKSGAYAVLSNKSAPPVSLRFCFYQPDGQLMSFFVTAKVYLIEPYMNSTDLSIITIQYTQRPPDDLILMIGNILDANFNAARRKEERILITQESMRKLGLQKKEIVIYIQNVPRHCILQDLSFGGARIVLLGLAKFLINKEALIQLEFEDPHETISIRGIIVRTDFIEGRKDIISASIKFAEDSISLAYKVHINKYIANTKRKELDNKFTAGELEDAQPADEIKPASPVQPENSAT
- a CDS encoding tetratricopeptide repeat protein, yielding MVSTNSLDSIYFIKLPEGSVLSPKAMKINPEIPLPVQKKNPEDPVEQDAAKLSEEQILSGILTVLAYDKKNENSEYYRKLITDVRPGIKKELAEAAILKARNEDWDLAEEIWLAVNGIDPQDKAIILNMAIFFDQKADSYRRNSLNEDADAYDEAALDYYKQAMDSDKEIPDAYFNAGFFYLKKRDYGEAKGCFESYLGLVADEKDEELGENGIYKKERAQEIINKISNRNLENDRFRDAYKLISEGQEEKGLEEIRKFIRDNPVVWNAWFLLGWGLRRLGRFEDAKQAFLKARECEGGDENADTLNELAICQMETGELKEAKETLVDALSMDSENTKIISNLGCLCLKMNQNEEARKYFEVVLEIDPDDKIATAQIAKLDAEI
- the rpsD gene encoding 30S ribosomal protein S4: MATRRNPRFKECRRLGVNVCGHPKAMNRANDPAFKKSKKTSEYGKQLCEKQKVKAYYGILERQLRRYYDIASRKEGKTGENLIVGLETRLDNLVYRIGFANSIRMARQVVSHGHVRVDGKKISIPSFQVKPGQVVALCEKAQKNEQFKTSFLNGNRRPLAYIEVSEEAFSGKLIMMPKREEIPVEINEQLVVEFYSK
- the holA gene encoding DNA polymerase III subunit delta, giving the protein MAETEVYLFTGPEAGEKNEAIENLRDAASKKNNGIEQYKYYAADVRIEDIVAQLQNASLFSPALFISLRNAEQIKQKSDIESLVSWIKASKNSPNTLVLISEENSIDKKIESAVPSSHKKIFWEMFENRKPQWVENFFRKNGFSISPDAVEQILEMVENNTESLKSECSRFFFCFEKGTTITSDDVEKILSHNREENAFTLFDSMADISKNPQQRFESSLEILQKIRATKESNGIALIAGLTYCFRQLRLWHSLHSDGNSPADSELKSSGFSGKRNQEKYSKAAKIWTAGTASSILALLSATDISIRETGTALEETYLYMLIYSIVIKNGLFCSVCEY
- the hprK gene encoding HPr(Ser) kinase/phosphatase; protein product: MSEKKITVLDLLDLDLKGQDSLNMKCIAGRSGLYREITVSDINRPGLAISGFYESFAYERVQLFGRGESAYLGKLESEGNFDLIKKFFTYEMPCIVFSHSIEPSEFFLSVAESSRCAVLQTDLISTDFSQRLLRVFSNIFAPKKTLHGVFVEVYGVGILLIGESGVGKSETALELVERGHRLVADDIVEIRCVNGNSIIGQGANKLISHHMEIRGLGIINIAQLYGVGAIREQKEVQMVIKLEAWNQTKVYDRIGTKGAFIDLLGVKIPIIEIPVKPGRNLPIIIEAAAMNERLKTMGYYSAQEFNQNILRWIETGAAQRDYYGKEDSY
- a CDS encoding class I SAM-dependent methyltransferase yields the protein MKNEKTETEWFENEDFWLNYGPIMFDGQQWAQAAGIAKSVMNLARLSEGNSVLDVCCGPGRISVELALLGLNVTGVDITQPFLDAASETAQDEGVQIEFINKDMRVFSSRKKFDAAVNIYNSFGYCDRISDDIKILKKVNAALKKGGTFVLECISRETAVKYFTEGEWFERAGMTVLTEFKVQGAWEGLVSKWILIGKDGKRIEHEFVQRLYSAAELRDILCKECGFSSAQVLGGFCGEPYDQNAKTMVIVAKK
- a CDS encoding cation:proton antiporter domain-containing protein, producing MEGDITARMGNLVIQIGVLLFAVRFFGFLAKKARISSVLGELIAGVVIGPYALGAIPLPGFPSGIFSLNSVSLAVTPELYGFSIVASVILLFASGLETDLALFLRYSLAGGVIGLGGVVASFLLGDVAGMMVFGCGIMDVRCLFLGIMSTATSVGITARILSDKKKMDSPEGVTILASAVFDDVLGIILLAVVMGIVAALSSEGGQVSIDGVKILLIAARAFGIWLVFTAAGLVFSKKIANFLKIFKHSYDFSICALGIALLLGGFFEKQGLAMIIGAYITGLSLSATDIAAIIQERIHGLYKFFVPLFFAVMGMMVNMRELMSKNVLAFGAFYTLLAVMAKVVGCGLPALGFGFNLKGALRIGCGMIPRGEVALIIAGIGLTAGILDEQMFGVVILMTLVTTLFAPPLISASLSINGKGTKKEARSTDNVAFTWDFGSDEIADLVIDIFLKDLRSEGFYVQMMNISDGISQARKDGISLSITETESVVKIETSAEDSGFVKNAMYEVLIRLGNLVQDLKENYVPEKINFFDQSEVSRTSSDILKLFAPDAVSVDLKGTTKEQILQEMVMLLANSGAVRNWETVLADVRERENIMSTGMQHGVAFPHGKSDAVTHTCVALGISRNGVDFDSLDGEKCKVFVMIVSPKKTSSPHMLLLSSMSYILRDEKNVEELLKCPDAKSLFEKMKEFAARKNNS
- a CDS encoding HPr family phosphocarrier protein, whose translation is MTEKILTVRNRAGIHARPAALIAQTANKFSSEIILEKDSTTVNAKSIMGVITMAAGYNTNITLKAEGSDEKEAAEAIFKLFEAKFEEE